One Nocardia iowensis DNA window includes the following coding sequences:
- a CDS encoding ATP-binding protein, whose translation MPTDTTRTPSRLAHTLAAGRDRAFVGRRAELEWFAAALDGVPEARPVHYLHGPGGIGKSTLLRVFAGLAQRGGRPVVEIDGRTVVPTPEGFLAAAGTALHQPGVVLLIDTFEKCQGLEGWLWERFLPQLPVGAVVAVAGRAEPELLWTSDPGWVDLLRVTALRNLAPQEAAEFLHARHVPASVQQAVLEFTGGNPLALALAAVVAVKDGAPSGDWRPSQDTIATLLRQLIGSTPSPEHSRALEVCAHAYVTSESLLRAVFGVRAAELFAWLRVQPFIESTGAGLFPHDVVREALEADLKWRDPEGFAEMHHQMREVHLAQLRSVPESQLLQATGALIFLYRTDRQISEFNVWREVGLVEDHPYVESQREQVLELVRRHEGEESAAIAAFWLDQQPQAFRVYLATQTGELCAFSAWLEVVEPVGLEVDPVVAAAWRYARANGPLRSGEYLALARFTIDATAYQRPAAATTLAQWRATGEMVRGERLAWSFVVMRDDGYWDGHLGDINMMPIDSPPVVGAHRYALFAHDWRTQPPGPWLEEKSAAMLAGASMADGPVRGPAELVVLSRPEFDAAIRDALRTLRRPVALGDNPLNRSRLVQESGKSLTEVLADAAQALLTERGGEKLHRAVSVAYFKGAPTQEVAAELLGLPFSTYRRHLGTAVERMSELLWHHELNGH comes from the coding sequence ATGCCGACAGACACCACACGAACACCATCGAGGCTGGCGCACACCTTGGCTGCCGGGCGAGACCGGGCTTTTGTTGGCAGGCGCGCCGAACTCGAGTGGTTCGCCGCGGCACTCGACGGGGTGCCCGAGGCCCGGCCGGTGCACTACTTGCACGGGCCGGGTGGTATCGGGAAGTCGACGTTGTTGCGGGTATTCGCCGGGCTGGCGCAGCGCGGCGGTCGTCCCGTGGTCGAAATCGACGGCCGGACAGTGGTTCCCACGCCCGAGGGGTTCCTGGCCGCGGCGGGGACCGCATTGCATCAGCCCGGGGTGGTGCTGCTGATCGACACGTTCGAAAAGTGCCAAGGGCTGGAGGGCTGGCTGTGGGAGCGGTTTCTGCCGCAGTTGCCGGTCGGCGCGGTGGTGGCGGTCGCCGGGCGGGCCGAGCCGGAGCTGCTGTGGACCTCCGACCCCGGGTGGGTCGATCTGCTGCGGGTCACTGCGCTCCGGAATCTCGCTCCGCAGGAGGCCGCGGAGTTTCTGCACGCCCGGCACGTGCCTGCCAGTGTGCAGCAGGCCGTGCTCGAGTTCACCGGCGGTAATCCGCTCGCGCTGGCATTGGCGGCGGTGGTAGCGGTGAAAGACGGTGCGCCGAGCGGAGATTGGCGCCCGAGCCAAGACACCATCGCGACGCTGCTGCGCCAATTGATCGGTAGCACACCCAGTCCCGAGCACAGCCGCGCGCTCGAGGTATGCGCACACGCCTATGTCACTTCGGAGTCGCTGCTGCGCGCGGTATTCGGCGTCCGAGCGGCGGAGTTGTTCGCCTGGCTGCGGGTGCAGCCGTTCATCGAATCCACCGGCGCCGGACTGTTTCCGCACGATGTGGTGCGGGAGGCACTGGAGGCCGATCTGAAGTGGCGGGACCCGGAAGGGTTCGCCGAAATGCATCACCAGATGCGGGAAGTGCATCTGGCGCAACTGCGTTCGGTTCCGGAGTCACAGCTGCTGCAGGCGACCGGTGCGTTGATCTTCCTGTATCGCACCGACCGGCAGATCTCGGAATTCAATGTTTGGCGTGAGGTCGGGCTCGTCGAGGATCATCCGTACGTCGAGTCGCAGCGCGAGCAGGTGCTGGAGCTGGTGCGCCGCCACGAAGGCGAGGAATCGGCCGCGATCGCGGCATTCTGGCTGGACCAGCAGCCCCAGGCCTTCCGCGTCTACCTCGCCACGCAGACCGGCGAACTCTGCGCGTTCTCCGCCTGGCTCGAAGTCGTCGAGCCCGTCGGGCTGGAGGTCGATCCGGTGGTCGCGGCAGCGTGGCGATACGCGCGGGCCAACGGGCCGTTGCGATCGGGGGAGTATCTGGCCTTGGCGCGCTTCACCATCGATGCCACCGCTTACCAGCGGCCGGCGGCTGCCACCACCCTCGCCCAGTGGCGGGCCACGGGTGAGATGGTTCGTGGTGAACGGCTCGCCTGGTCCTTCGTCGTCATGCGCGACGACGGTTACTGGGACGGGCATCTCGGCGATATCAATATGATGCCCATCGATTCTCCGCCGGTCGTCGGCGCTCACCGATACGCGCTGTTCGCGCACGACTGGCGCACGCAACCACCGGGCCCGTGGCTGGAGGAGAAGTCCGCCGCCATGCTAGCGGGCGCCTCCATGGCCGATGGGCCGGTTCGCGGACCCGCGGAGCTGGTGGTGCTGTCTCGTCCGGAGTTCGACGCGGCCATTCGCGACGCACTGCGCACGTTGCGCAGACCGGTTGCGCTGGGCGACAATCCGCTCAATCGGAGCCGCCTGGTGCAGGAGAGCGGGAAGTCGCTGACCGAGGTGCTCGCGGATGCGGCGCAGGCACTGCTGACCGAGCGTGGGGGCGAGAAGTTGCATCGGGCGGTCAGTGTCGCCTATTTCAAGGGCGCGCCCACTCAGGAGGTGGCGGCGGAGCTGCTCGGCTTGCCGTTCAGCACCTACCGCCGCCATCTCGGCACCGCCGTGGAGCGGATGAGCGAGCTGCTCTGGCATCACGAGTTGAACGGCCACTGA
- a CDS encoding HNH endonuclease signature motif containing protein, giving the protein MFEGSDLSAMDFPAMSDEGLIDALRTAHGASAAAQAAEVFAVRELYRRHRAASAEPGPGGVRAGEFAATEAAVAVQVDEGSVAAMIDVGLALEGWLPRTRAEFAAGRIDLAKVRVIIDNTRAVARDVLGELEPRLLETAGRTTPVRLRQAARRWVARLDPIGAQRRREQRQNDRDVRIRAMQDSMAVFEGLLPAPGAQTVAMRLREMSLQVCASDPRTMPQRRADALVALADGSGRLRCGCGRGERCPKKDVAAEPPRRPLIQIGIPADTLLGISEAPAFLAGYGPIDAALARLLAEHARFQVIPEQSDADDPVAGEQVAQSPRLDREVRALDGMCRFPGCTMPAAESELAHHRQPISRADTTTLCARHHRLKTLADKKKVPWDTWLADPDRLQWTAPTGTVHTTVREGSRYLFPHKDIEAPTGLNEGPPQIEPANGFPDDLAYPLRGHVLVHRQLCRITPEDEIPDDAPTPATNPAY; this is encoded by the coding sequence ATGTTCGAAGGAAGCGATCTCTCGGCGATGGACTTTCCGGCCATGAGCGATGAGGGGCTGATCGACGCCCTTCGGACGGCGCATGGGGCTTCGGCGGCGGCGCAGGCGGCGGAGGTGTTCGCGGTGCGGGAGCTGTATCGGCGGCATCGGGCGGCGAGTGCGGAGCCGGGGCCGGGTGGGGTGCGGGCGGGTGAGTTCGCGGCGACGGAGGCGGCGGTGGCGGTGCAGGTCGATGAGGGGTCCGTTGCCGCGATGATCGATGTCGGTCTGGCGCTGGAGGGTTGGCTGCCGCGCACGCGGGCGGAGTTCGCGGCGGGACGGATCGACTTGGCGAAGGTGCGGGTGATCATCGACAACACGCGCGCGGTGGCCAGGGACGTGCTCGGCGAGTTGGAGCCGAGGTTGTTGGAGACCGCGGGGCGGACCACGCCGGTGCGGCTGCGGCAGGCGGCGCGGCGATGGGTGGCACGGCTGGATCCCATTGGGGCGCAACGTCGTCGGGAGCAGCGACAGAATGACCGCGATGTCCGGATCCGGGCGATGCAGGACAGCATGGCCGTGTTCGAGGGGTTGCTGCCTGCGCCCGGTGCGCAGACAGTGGCAATGCGGCTGCGTGAGATGAGCTTGCAGGTGTGTGCGTCGGATCCGCGGACGATGCCGCAGCGGCGGGCCGATGCGCTGGTGGCGTTGGCCGACGGGTCGGGGCGGTTGCGATGCGGGTGCGGGCGGGGCGAGCGATGTCCGAAAAAGGATGTGGCGGCTGAGCCGCCGCGTCGGCCGCTGATCCAGATCGGGATTCCGGCGGACACATTGCTCGGGATCAGCGAAGCGCCCGCGTTTCTCGCGGGGTACGGCCCGATCGACGCCGCGCTCGCCCGGTTACTCGCGGAACATGCTCGGTTCCAAGTCATTCCGGAACAATCGGATGCCGACGATCCGGTCGCGGGCGAACAGGTTGCGCAGTCGCCGCGACTGGACCGGGAAGTGCGGGCGCTGGACGGAATGTGCCGGTTCCCGGGATGCACGATGCCCGCAGCCGAATCCGAACTCGCTCACCACCGGCAGCCGATCTCCCGTGCCGACACAACGACACTGTGCGCTCGCCATCACCGCTTGAAAACGTTGGCGGACAAGAAGAAAGTGCCGTGGGACACCTGGCTGGCCGACCCGGATCGGTTGCAGTGGACCGCACCGACCGGCACGGTGCACACCACGGTCCGTGAGGGATCCCGATACCTGTTCCCCCACAAAGACATCGAGGCACCGACCGGCCTCAACGAGGGCCCGCCCCAGATCGAACCGGCGAACGGCTTCCCCGATGATCTCGCCTATCCCCTCCGCGGGCACGTCCTCGTCCACCGCCAGCTGTGCCGCATCACCCCGGAAGACGAAATACCTGATGACGCACCAACTCCCGCGACCAACCCCGCGTATTGA
- a CDS encoding TetR/AcrR family transcriptional regulator — MVLTVPPDATDTKRRILAAARVEFARFGLAGARIDRIADEANANKRSIYMHFGPKEQLFDHIVAQALTELSAAVPFTPNDLPDYAGRLFDRLLEDPEVLRLSTWANLERPEATSGEIGAYRPKITALREHSDGDPADLLALVLGLATAWFNASPSLQALSDDPSSPQRLDTHRAAMVAGVAALCREIAPPTGR; from the coding sequence ATGGTGCTGACCGTGCCACCAGATGCCACCGACACCAAGAGACGGATCTTGGCCGCGGCGCGCGTGGAGTTCGCGCGCTTCGGGTTGGCCGGAGCCCGAATCGACCGCATCGCCGACGAGGCCAACGCCAACAAGCGCTCGATCTACATGCACTTCGGGCCCAAGGAACAACTGTTCGACCACATCGTCGCCCAAGCACTCACCGAGCTGTCAGCCGCAGTCCCGTTCACCCCGAACGACCTCCCCGACTACGCCGGCAGACTGTTCGACCGACTCCTGGAGGACCCGGAGGTCCTGCGGCTGTCGACATGGGCAAATCTCGAACGCCCCGAAGCGACCTCCGGCGAGATCGGCGCCTACCGCCCGAAAATCACAGCGCTGCGCGAACACAGCGACGGTGACCCCGCCGACCTGCTGGCACTCGTACTAGGACTCGCCACCGCTTGGTTCAACGCATCACCCTCGCTGCAGGCACTCTCCGACGACCCATCCTCACCGCAGCGCCTCGACACCCACCGCGCGGCAATGGTCGCCGGCGTCGCGGCCCTCTGCCGCGAGATCGCCCCGCCCACCGGCCGATAG
- a CDS encoding FAD-dependent monooxygenase, whose protein sequence is MSNSLSVLVVGAGVAGIAAATALDRRGLSVDIVERRTQSPAGAGLFLPGNAVRALTELGLGAALDADAAPIRRQRLLDQRGRKLADIDMADLWQGVGQAVGITHDRLRSALVDNLGLSIQSGVTVRALTESESGVEVSFSDGSSGHYDVVVGADGVHSELRHIVNPDAEVRYAGQICWRFVTGNTAGIDSWTVWLGRGTTFLAVPVGKDRLYCYADLSRSEPAAAGTPLPNHFSHFDHQVRDLLAAPEAAEAYISVIEEVTDPTWRTHRVILIGDAAHASSPNMAQGVAMSVEDALMLAETLCGSGEVEQRLEQYRRRRLPRTQWVQARARRRDSTRGMAPAIRNMVLRLAASRIYARDYGLLRAQP, encoded by the coding sequence TTGTCGAATTCGCTCAGCGTTCTCGTCGTCGGCGCGGGGGTCGCGGGGATCGCTGCCGCCACTGCGCTGGATCGTCGCGGTTTGTCGGTCGACATTGTCGAGCGACGGACGCAGAGCCCGGCCGGGGCCGGGCTCTTCTTGCCGGGCAATGCCGTTCGGGCACTGACGGAACTCGGCCTCGGCGCCGCGCTGGACGCGGACGCCGCGCCGATCCGCAGGCAGCGACTACTGGACCAGCGGGGTCGCAAACTCGCCGACATCGACATGGCCGATCTGTGGCAGGGCGTGGGGCAGGCCGTGGGCATTACTCATGACCGGTTACGGTCGGCGCTCGTCGACAATCTGGGCCTGTCCATCCAGTCGGGTGTCACCGTGCGCGCGTTGACCGAGTCCGAATCCGGTGTGGAGGTGTCGTTCAGCGACGGGAGCAGCGGGCACTACGACGTCGTGGTCGGGGCCGACGGGGTGCACTCCGAGTTGCGCCACATCGTGAATCCGGATGCTGAGGTGCGCTATGCGGGTCAGATCTGCTGGCGGTTCGTCACCGGCAACACCGCGGGTATCGACAGCTGGACGGTGTGGCTCGGGCGCGGGACGACGTTTCTCGCGGTGCCGGTCGGCAAGGATCGGCTGTACTGCTATGCCGATCTGTCGAGGTCCGAACCGGCTGCGGCCGGAACACCACTGCCCAACCATTTTTCCCACTTCGACCACCAGGTCCGCGACCTGCTCGCGGCACCGGAGGCCGCCGAGGCCTACATCTCCGTCATCGAGGAAGTCACCGACCCGACCTGGCGGACTCATCGCGTCATCCTCATCGGTGACGCCGCACACGCGAGTTCACCCAATATGGCTCAGGGCGTGGCGATGTCGGTCGAGGACGCCCTCATGCTGGCCGAAACACTCTGCGGGAGCGGCGAAGTCGAGCAGCGGCTGGAGCAGTATCGGCGGCGGCGGCTCCCGCGCACCCAGTGGGTGCAGGCGCGGGCGCGGCGGCGCGACAGCACCAGGGGCATGGCCCCGGCCATTCGGAACATGGTGCTGCGACTGGCCGCCTCCCGGATCTACGCGCGCGACTACGGACTGCTCCGCGCTCAGCCGTGA
- a CDS encoding SDR family oxidoreductase, producing MSQKILITGASSGFGRGTALELARQGHTIIAAAETWPQVRSLRADAEAADVELRVIKLNLLDDLDIAYAGSFDPDVLVLNAGVMEGGSMVDIPMQRVRESFDVNVFGHLQLVQAIAPKMIARGSGKIVWTSSMGGILVVPFLGAYCATKHAIEAIAGSMKAELAPHGVKVATINPGVFGTGFNDTGAESYVQWYDPDTAVVPMPDFAASLADQADPQEMIDAMVEVIPAAEHPYRTMRPLETIAAAKQWQETEWTQNA from the coding sequence ATGTCACAGAAGATCCTCATCACCGGCGCGAGCTCCGGGTTCGGCCGTGGGACTGCCCTAGAACTCGCCCGTCAGGGGCACACGATCATCGCCGCCGCCGAGACGTGGCCGCAGGTGCGCAGCCTGCGTGCCGACGCGGAAGCCGCGGACGTCGAGTTGCGGGTGATCAAGCTGAACCTGCTCGACGATCTCGACATCGCCTATGCGGGGTCCTTCGACCCCGACGTGCTGGTACTCAATGCCGGCGTGATGGAGGGCGGCTCGATGGTCGACATCCCGATGCAGCGGGTGCGGGAATCCTTCGACGTCAACGTCTTCGGGCATCTGCAGTTGGTGCAGGCCATCGCACCGAAGATGATCGCCCGGGGGTCGGGCAAGATCGTGTGGACCTCGTCGATGGGCGGCATTCTCGTTGTCCCGTTCCTGGGCGCGTACTGCGCCACTAAACACGCCATCGAAGCCATCGCGGGCTCGATGAAGGCCGAACTCGCACCCCATGGAGTCAAGGTCGCGACCATCAATCCCGGCGTGTTCGGCACCGGGTTCAACGACACCGGCGCCGAGAGCTACGTGCAGTGGTATGACCCGGACACCGCCGTGGTGCCGATGCCCGATTTCGCCGCGAGCCTGGCCGATCAGGCCGACCCGCAGGAAATGATCGACGCCATGGTCGAGGTGATCCCCGCCGCCGAACACCCCTACCGCACCATGCGACCGCTGGAGACCATCGCGGCGGCCAAGCAGTGGCAGGAAACAGAGTGGACCCAGAATGCCTGA
- a CDS encoding LysE family translocator has protein sequence MHAINWVGFFPAALLVSLIPGASQILGLNNAVRHGIPYALAGVGGRLAAFVVLVALVVAGLGATLAASVTALTVIKWAGVAYLAWIGVQALRRAWRPAAAEAPMPSASTVRWRIVGNEFAVGISNPKALLLFAALLPQFAAASAGGLGTQIALLGAAYLGIELVVGVGYVIVGGLIGATGISARTSRQIDFGTGVCFLGLAGLLAADDA, from the coding sequence ATGCACGCGATCAACTGGGTCGGATTCTTCCCGGCCGCGCTACTCGTCTCACTCATCCCAGGAGCCAGCCAGATCCTCGGCCTGAACAATGCTGTGCGCCACGGCATTCCCTATGCCTTGGCCGGCGTGGGCGGACGGCTCGCCGCCTTCGTCGTGCTGGTCGCGCTGGTGGTGGCCGGCCTCGGCGCGACGCTCGCGGCCTCGGTGACCGCGCTCACTGTGATCAAGTGGGCCGGTGTGGCCTATCTCGCCTGGATCGGCGTGCAGGCCTTACGGCGGGCATGGCGACCGGCGGCTGCCGAGGCGCCGATGCCGTCCGCGAGCACGGTCCGGTGGCGGATCGTCGGGAACGAATTCGCCGTCGGGATCAGCAACCCGAAGGCGCTGCTCCTCTTCGCCGCGCTGCTACCCCAGTTCGCCGCGGCGTCGGCGGGCGGGCTCGGCACCCAGATCGCGCTGCTCGGTGCGGCTTACCTGGGCATCGAGCTCGTGGTGGGCGTCGGCTATGTCATCGTGGGCGGTCTGATCGGTGCGACCGGCATCTCGGCCCGGACCTCGCGCCAAATCGATTTCGGTACCGGAGTGTGCTTCCTCGGCCTGGCCGGACTGCTCGCCGCGGACGATGCCTGA
- a CDS encoding GlcG/HbpS family heme-binding protein codes for MPEPQPVSVAQPITLDYAHQLLTRGRAAADDAGLRAVFAVLDAGANMVAFARMDGAWLASVDLAVAKARTSVMFQAPSEALNTPLELGAPVPHFDHLNGGLLLMGGGLPIVDDQGALIGGLGVSGGTPEQDAQLARTALA; via the coding sequence ATGCCTGAACCCCAGCCTGTCTCGGTCGCGCAACCGATAACCCTCGACTACGCGCACCAACTCCTCACCCGGGGGCGGGCAGCGGCCGACGACGCCGGTCTGCGTGCGGTATTCGCGGTACTCGACGCGGGCGCGAACATGGTCGCGTTCGCACGCATGGACGGTGCGTGGTTGGCCTCTGTCGACCTCGCGGTCGCCAAGGCCCGGACCTCGGTGATGTTCCAAGCTCCCAGCGAGGCATTGAACACCCCGCTGGAACTCGGCGCGCCGGTGCCGCACTTCGACCACCTCAACGGCGGCCTGCTGCTCATGGGCGGCGGCCTACCGATCGTCGACGACCAGGGCGCACTGATCGGCGGCCTCGGCGTCTCCGGCGGAACACCGGAACAGGACGCACAACTGGCACGAACCGCCCTGGCCTGA
- a CDS encoding MFS transporter, whose product MSSRSATKSLPNEIWVLVGGAFVIAIGFGLVAPVLPQFARSFGVGVAAASAIVSAFALMRLLFAPTSGWLVQRMGERSVYLGGLLIVAVSTGASALAQSYWQLMVLRSLGGIGSTMFTVSSLALVIRMSPPAERGRVSGLWSTSFLIGSVSGPLVGGALSGLGLRVPFVIYAVALLVVSVVVYLSLRNSELAAPEPVGGIRMMSFAEGWARPEYRAVLWSNFANGAAVFGVRMALVPLLVVEVLHQSPGMAGVALTVFAAGNVAVLFYSGRLSDRWGRKPFLIVGSLVCALGTAGLGIADTVPWLLATSFVAGLGSGMFTPTQQAAVADIIGPNARGGPVLAGFQMAADLGTVLGPVAVGALAQQASYGLALAVTGALLAVAAVGWAVVPEPMRKRVPDKDVHVECDHICGADGADHQLVSHDAKIDHAVSDAAGAPVADSPVAPVVTDADPSVQHDADTEPTARDSIAR is encoded by the coding sequence GTGAGTAGTAGATCGGCCACGAAGTCCCTGCCCAACGAGATCTGGGTGTTGGTCGGGGGCGCGTTCGTTATCGCCATCGGCTTCGGCCTCGTCGCCCCGGTACTGCCGCAGTTCGCCCGCAGCTTCGGCGTCGGGGTGGCGGCCGCTTCGGCGATCGTGAGCGCGTTCGCGTTGATGCGGCTGCTGTTCGCGCCGACGAGCGGCTGGCTGGTGCAGCGGATGGGGGAGCGGTCCGTCTATCTCGGCGGGCTGTTGATCGTCGCGGTGTCGACCGGTGCCAGTGCGCTGGCCCAAAGCTATTGGCAGCTGATGGTTTTGCGGTCGCTCGGGGGGATCGGGTCGACCATGTTCACCGTGTCGTCGCTGGCGCTGGTGATCCGGATGTCGCCACCCGCCGAGCGGGGACGGGTGTCCGGGCTGTGGTCGACCAGCTTCCTGATCGGTTCGGTCAGCGGGCCGCTGGTCGGTGGGGCGCTGTCCGGGCTCGGGCTGCGGGTGCCGTTCGTGATCTACGCGGTGGCGTTGCTGGTGGTGAGCGTGGTCGTGTATCTGAGCCTGCGGAATTCGGAGCTCGCCGCACCGGAACCCGTTGGCGGCATCCGGATGATGTCGTTCGCCGAAGGATGGGCGCGGCCGGAGTACCGGGCGGTGCTGTGGTCGAACTTCGCCAACGGCGCCGCGGTGTTCGGGGTGCGGATGGCCTTGGTGCCGTTGCTGGTTGTCGAGGTGCTGCATCAGTCGCCGGGGATGGCCGGGGTGGCGTTGACCGTGTTCGCCGCGGGCAATGTCGCGGTGCTGTTCTATTCGGGCCGACTATCCGACCGGTGGGGGCGCAAACCGTTCCTGATCGTCGGATCACTGGTGTGCGCGCTCGGCACCGCCGGACTCGGTATCGCCGACACCGTGCCGTGGTTGCTCGCCACCTCATTCGTGGCCGGACTCGGCTCCGGCATGTTCACCCCCACTCAGCAGGCCGCCGTCGCCGACATCATCGGCCCGAACGCCCGCGGTGGACCGGTGCTCGCCGGGTTCCAGATGGCCGCCGACCTCGGCACCGTCCTCGGCCCGGTGGCGGTCGGTGCGCTGGCCCAGCAGGCGTCCTACGGACTCGCCCTCGCCGTCACCGGCGCGCTGCTCGCGGTGGCGGCGGTCGGCTGGGCAGTGGTGCCGGAGCCGATGCGCAAGCGAGTGCCGGACAAGGACGTCCACGTCGAATGCGACCACATCTGTGGCGCGGACGGCGCCGACCACCAGTTGGTGTCCCACGATGCCAAGATCGATCACGCGGTGAGCGACGCGGCCGGAGCTCCCGTGGCGGACAGCCCGGTGGCACCGGTCGTTACCGACGCCGATCCCTCCGTGCAGCACGACGCAGACACCGAACCCACTGCCCGCGACTCGATCGCACGCTAA
- a CDS encoding SAM-dependent methyltransferase, with translation MTNPESAPFDVSKPSISRVYDALLGGKDYYPSDEHVLEHLRATMPEVDELAKLNRAVLGRGVRYLAGQAGLKQYLDLGAGLPTMENTHQVAQALQPDARVVYVDNDPIVLAHGRALLGKNGQTSVITADLRDPAAVLAHPDAQRMIDFSEPVAVMLVGMLHHLHDNENPAGVVDGYLDAVPAGSHLFITHFLDTGEESRALEKSFLNFLGTGRFRTRAEIMRLFRGCELVEPGLVPLSRWRPDGIVREKLTLVEEIIVGGIAVKS, from the coding sequence ATGACGAATCCCGAGTCGGCGCCATTCGACGTATCCAAGCCGAGTATCTCGCGGGTCTACGACGCTCTGCTCGGTGGTAAGGACTATTACCCGTCCGACGAACACGTCCTCGAGCATCTGCGCGCGACCATGCCCGAGGTCGACGAGCTGGCCAAGCTGAATCGCGCGGTCCTCGGCCGCGGGGTCCGCTACCTGGCGGGGCAAGCGGGACTGAAGCAATACCTCGACCTGGGCGCCGGGCTACCGACAATGGAGAACACCCATCAGGTCGCGCAAGCGCTGCAACCGGACGCCAGGGTCGTCTACGTCGACAACGATCCGATCGTGTTGGCGCACGGGCGTGCGCTGCTCGGGAAAAACGGGCAGACCAGCGTCATCACCGCCGATTTGCGAGACCCCGCTGCCGTGCTGGCACATCCCGACGCTCAGCGGATGATCGACTTTTCCGAACCGGTCGCGGTCATGCTCGTCGGCATGCTGCATCACCTGCACGACAACGAGAATCCGGCGGGCGTCGTCGACGGGTATCTGGATGCCGTGCCCGCCGGCAGTCACCTGTTCATCACACACTTCCTAGACACGGGTGAGGAATCGCGTGCGTTGGAGAAGTCGTTCCTGAACTTCCTCGGTACCGGACGATTCCGGACCCGCGCGGAGATCATGCGCCTGTTCCGTGGCTGCGAACTGGTCGAGCCCGGCCTGGTGCCGCTGTCGCGGTGGCGGCCGGACGGCATCGTGCGCGAGAAGCTCACCCTCGTCGAAGAAATCATCGTCGGCGGGATAGCCGTCAAGTCCTGA
- a CDS encoding DsbA family protein — MSSKTTYALGAVALALIAVIVFAAVRWGHDEASVRNEGYGAVHDPGVRVLLEPGGSILLGRPSAPKTIDIFEDPICPACGNMERIYGQEIAQKIDEGKLAVRYRLVNFLDNRSRSKDYSTRAVAANQCVAEGGSGQVYSKFHMELFTTKRPSEGGADLSNDELAAIARVAGAPESVLQCISTGAQVDAARTNATATTDALGAALGGAAGTPTVFDGKTKIELNNEDWVDVLTR, encoded by the coding sequence ATGTCCAGTAAGACCACCTATGCGTTGGGGGCGGTGGCTCTCGCGTTGATCGCGGTGATCGTTTTCGCGGCGGTCCGCTGGGGGCACGACGAGGCGAGCGTGCGCAACGAGGGGTATGGGGCGGTGCACGATCCCGGTGTGCGCGTGCTGCTGGAGCCGGGTGGTTCGATTCTGCTCGGCAGGCCAAGCGCGCCGAAGACGATCGACATCTTCGAGGACCCGATCTGCCCGGCCTGCGGGAACATGGAGCGCATCTACGGTCAGGAGATCGCCCAGAAGATCGACGAGGGCAAGCTGGCGGTGCGCTACCGGCTGGTGAACTTCCTCGACAACCGCTCGCGGAGCAAGGATTACTCGACGCGCGCGGTCGCCGCCAATCAGTGTGTCGCCGAGGGCGGATCGGGCCAGGTGTACTCGAAGTTCCACATGGAGTTGTTCACCACCAAGCGCCCCAGCGAGGGTGGCGCCGATCTGAGCAACGACGAACTCGCCGCGATCGCCCGGGTCGCGGGCGCACCGGAATCGGTGCTGCAGTGCATCTCCACCGGCGCCCAGGTCGACGCGGCCCGCACCAACGCAACCGCGACGACCGACGCACTCGGTGCGGCGCTCGGCGGCGCCGCGGGCACGCCGACCGTGTTCGACGGCAAGACCAAGATCGAGCTGAACAACGAGGACTGGGTGGACGTCCTCACCCGGTGA
- a CDS encoding alpha/beta fold hydrolase translates to MTVVFVHGVPETAALWDSLRAHLDGDSMALSLPGFASARPESFAATKDAYADWLAAELHRISGPIDLVGHDWGALLTYRIVTKYDVPLRSWVADGASIMHPDYRWHELAQTWQTSGAGEEFMRQATDIDTRMGNSILDLYRSATPNPYRDWGPDLKRSTAPGLVITPLQDPYDDYQPAAEIARQLAANHYLMPDAGHWWMAEHPAAAAEALQDFWTSLFPAPGPWLSW, encoded by the coding sequence ATGACTGTCGTCTTCGTCCACGGCGTCCCGGAAACCGCCGCCCTCTGGGACAGCCTGCGCGCCCACCTCGACGGCGACAGCATGGCACTGTCGCTGCCCGGCTTCGCGAGCGCCAGACCGGAATCGTTCGCCGCCACCAAGGACGCGTACGCGGACTGGTTGGCCGCCGAGCTGCACCGAATTTCCGGCCCCATCGACCTGGTCGGCCACGACTGGGGCGCCCTGCTGACGTACCGGATCGTCACCAAATACGATGTCCCGCTGCGCAGTTGGGTAGCCGACGGAGCTTCCATCATGCACCCGGACTACCGCTGGCACGAGCTGGCCCAAACCTGGCAGACCAGCGGCGCCGGCGAGGAATTCATGCGGCAAGCGACCGATATCGACACCCGCATGGGCAACTCCATCCTCGATCTCTACCGTTCCGCCACCCCCAATCCCTACCGCGACTGGGGGCCCGACCTGAAGCGCTCCACCGCGCCAGGACTCGTCATCACCCCCCTGCAAGACCCCTACGACGACTACCAACCGGCAGCCGAAATCGCCCGGCAACTCGCGGCGAACCACTACCTGATGCCGGACGCGGGCCACTGGTGGATGGCCGAGCACCCGGCGGCAGCAGCCGAAGCGCTGCAAGACTTCTGGACGTCGCTGTTTCCCGCACCCGGACCTTGGCTTTCCTGGTGA